In Myxococcales bacterium, the following proteins share a genomic window:
- a CDS encoding MFS transporter, which produces MADPKAPPSLGETLRVLLKASRGFWLVNWVNFGDGIAYFGLLALMTLFLESRAGFSANSSTVAVSVFTGLVTLFMVLGAGALSDRLGSRRALSVAMAIVLLGRVLLVLSPNAGAQTAVAALAWAAIAVMGFGEGVIQPAMYAGVKEYTDARTATLGYAFLYSIMNLGIVAGEAVSPLVRETWARRIEGADVAKQPTAGITGAFWFFIGVTALVLLVNLIFFTKKVEQRDRVSTAETPETPEVEAPKGLWAKAKTLPITDLRFVFFIFVLLPVRTLFAHQWLTMPHYVTRCFPAEVGARWEWVNGLNPLIIVVAVPLFATLTRARRVIDMMIVGTLVSAAATVLLMGQPSLSSLLGYVVLFSLGEAVWSSRFLEYVADLAPVNRIGIYMGIAGLPWFVAKTVTGFYAGSLVDRFIPEHGAQAPGTLWMIHGAVGLLSPLGLVLGRRWLLSKEPIRAS; this is translated from the coding sequence ATGGCCGACCCAAAAGCGCCCCCGAGCCTGGGCGAGACGCTGCGTGTGCTGCTCAAGGCCTCGCGCGGCTTCTGGCTCGTCAACTGGGTGAACTTCGGCGACGGCATCGCCTACTTCGGCCTGCTCGCGCTGATGACCCTGTTCTTGGAGTCGCGCGCCGGTTTCTCGGCCAACTCCTCCACCGTTGCCGTCAGCGTCTTCACCGGCCTGGTCACGCTCTTCATGGTGCTGGGCGCTGGCGCCCTCAGCGATCGGCTGGGCTCCCGCCGCGCGCTCAGCGTGGCCATGGCCATCGTGCTCCTCGGGCGAGTGCTGCTCGTGCTGTCGCCGAACGCCGGTGCCCAGACCGCGGTCGCCGCGCTGGCCTGGGCCGCCATCGCGGTGATGGGTTTCGGTGAGGGCGTCATTCAGCCGGCCATGTACGCGGGCGTGAAGGAGTACACGGACGCTCGCACGGCGACCTTGGGCTACGCGTTCCTGTATTCGATCATGAACCTCGGCATCGTCGCCGGCGAGGCGGTATCGCCCCTGGTGCGGGAGACCTGGGCGAGACGCATCGAGGGGGCCGACGTGGCCAAACAACCGACCGCCGGCATCACCGGTGCGTTTTGGTTCTTCATCGGCGTCACCGCCCTCGTGCTGCTGGTGAACCTGATCTTCTTCACCAAGAAGGTCGAGCAGCGCGATCGGGTGAGCACCGCCGAGACACCCGAGACACCCGAAGTCGAGGCCCCGAAGGGCCTGTGGGCGAAGGCCAAGACCCTGCCCATCACCGATCTCCGCTTCGTATTCTTCATCTTCGTCTTGCTGCCGGTGCGCACGCTGTTCGCCCATCAGTGGCTCACCATGCCGCACTACGTCACCCGCTGTTTCCCCGCCGAGGTCGGTGCACGCTGGGAGTGGGTGAACGGACTGAACCCGCTGATCATCGTGGTGGCCGTGCCGCTGTTTGCCACCCTCACTCGAGCCCGACGCGTGATCGACATGATGATCGTCGGCACGCTGGTCTCGGCAGCGGCAACCGTGCTCCTGATGGGACAGCCCAGTCTCTCGTCGCTGCTCGGCTACGTGGTGTTGTTCTCGCTGGGTGAGGCCGTCTGGTCCTCCCGCTTCCTCGAGTACGTCGCGGATCTGGCGCCAGTGAATCGCATCGGGATCTACATGGGCATCGCCGGGCTGCCCTGGTTCGTCGCCAAGACCGTGACCGGGTTTTACGCCGGCTCTCTCGTCGACCGCTTCATTCCCGAGCATGGCGCTCAGGCGCCGGGCACCCTCTGGATGATCCACGGGGCCGTCGGGCTCTTGTCGCCGCTCGGCCTGGTGCTCGGCCGTCGCTGGTTGCTTTCGAAAGAACCCATCCGCGCCAGCTGA
- a CDS encoding crotonase/enoyl-CoA hydratase family protein: protein MSPVDFELSDEIAVIRMDDGKANALSPELLSGLADALARAEREAKAVVLTGRPGRFCAGFDLKHMMAGPESARALVTQGADVLLGAYAHPQPLVVACTGHAMAGGALLVLTGDVRLGTLGDFKLGLNEVSIGMPLPILAIEMARDRLDPRKLTAATLLATLYPPTEAVEIGYLDEAVEAEALMPRAMAEARRLSALGSTPFSASKRALRRATIQHIRDTLADNLREFGVG, encoded by the coding sequence ATGTCCCCCGTCGACTTCGAGCTCTCCGACGAGATCGCGGTCATCCGCATGGATGACGGCAAGGCCAACGCTCTCAGCCCCGAGCTCTTGAGCGGGCTCGCCGACGCCCTCGCTCGCGCCGAGCGCGAGGCCAAGGCCGTCGTGCTCACGGGCCGCCCGGGCCGCTTCTGTGCCGGCTTCGACCTCAAACACATGATGGCTGGCCCCGAGAGCGCGAGGGCGCTCGTCACACAGGGAGCAGACGTGTTGCTCGGCGCCTATGCGCACCCGCAGCCGCTGGTCGTTGCGTGCACCGGACACGCCATGGCCGGCGGCGCGCTGCTCGTCCTGACCGGCGACGTGCGCCTGGGAACGCTGGGCGATTTCAAGCTCGGCCTGAACGAGGTCTCGATCGGCATGCCGTTGCCGATCCTCGCCATCGAGATGGCGAGAGACCGCCTCGATCCACGCAAGCTCACGGCGGCGACGTTGCTCGCGACTCTGTACCCTCCGACGGAGGCAGTGGAGATCGGTTACCTGGACGAAGCCGTGGAGGCGGAAGCCCTCATGCCCCGGGCCATGGCCGAGGCGCGACGCCTGAGCGCCCTCGGCAGCACGCCGTTCTCCGCCAGCAAGCGTGCGCTCCGGCGCGCGACCATCCAACACATCCGCGACACGCTCGCCGACAACCTGCGCGAGTTCGGCGTGGGCTGA
- a CDS encoding glutathione S-transferase family protein: MTDRTPDKLHYLHIPDGHGGRAEMVRLVYVLANAPFVDVFTAIADFGTAVEGKNPFKQFPFVETPSGELIYQTLAIMHHAAHGTSAWPAEPAALTRALSVALGAYDLYQAFGGFSADDAAAKKKFEERRMPQYFAGLDEIYAGRKFAAGDTPTFADAIATEAVAWCVRRNPASAAHLETKPALVEFQKRFDALPAIADFRKRQAAARATNSSV; encoded by the coding sequence ATGACCGACCGGACCCCCGACAAACTCCACTACCTCCACATCCCCGACGGCCACGGCGGACGCGCCGAGATGGTGCGATTGGTCTACGTCCTGGCGAACGCCCCCTTCGTCGACGTGTTCACCGCCATCGCCGACTTCGGCACAGCCGTGGAGGGCAAGAACCCGTTCAAGCAGTTCCCCTTCGTCGAGACTCCGAGCGGCGAGCTCATCTACCAGACGCTCGCGATCATGCACCACGCTGCGCACGGTACCAGCGCTTGGCCGGCGGAACCGGCCGCCCTCACCCGCGCGCTCTCCGTCGCCCTCGGGGCTTACGACCTGTACCAAGCCTTCGGGGGATTTTCTGCGGACGATGCCGCGGCAAAAAAGAAATTCGAGGAGCGACGCATGCCCCAGTACTTCGCCGGGCTCGACGAGATCTACGCCGGCCGCAAGTTCGCCGCCGGCGACACACCGACCTTCGCCGACGCCATCGCGACCGAGGCCGTGGCGTGGTGTGTGCGTCGCAACCCAGCATCAGCAGCTCACCTCGAGACGAAGCCGGCACTCGTCGAGTTCCAGAAGCGCTTCGACGCGCTGCCCGCGATTGCGGACTTCCGCAAGCGACAGGCCGCCGCCCGCGCGACCAACAGCTCCGTCTGA
- a CDS encoding prepilin-type N-terminal cleavage/methylation domain-containing protein — MTKPDARPQTPLGTRAFSLVELMVTVVIVGVLAGLAIYGVRRYLFNARTAEARAAIGRMGKDAVGAYSREIMSGAQLPTGGTAAVLNRLCVSASQPVPASAGAIKGGKYQSSPSDWNLDTATQGKGFACLRFTMTDPQFFQYDYKSSTDDWAQAGADGTTFDAIARGDLNGDGVLSDFRLSGKLVKAPSGSIEALIAPNIAEINALE, encoded by the coding sequence ATGACCAAGCCCGACGCGCGCCCCCAAACACCGCTAGGGACGCGGGCGTTCTCCCTCGTCGAACTGATGGTCACCGTCGTCATCGTCGGAGTGCTGGCAGGCTTGGCCATCTACGGCGTACGCCGCTACCTGTTCAACGCGCGCACCGCGGAAGCGCGGGCGGCCATCGGACGCATGGGCAAGGACGCCGTGGGCGCGTACTCGCGCGAGATCATGTCCGGCGCGCAGCTCCCCACGGGCGGCACGGCGGCGGTGCTCAACCGGCTCTGTGTCAGCGCCTCCCAGCCGGTGCCTGCCAGTGCCGGCGCCATCAAAGGCGGCAAGTATCAATCGTCTCCGTCGGACTGGAACCTGGACACGGCGACCCAGGGCAAGGGCTTCGCATGCCTGCGCTTCACGATGACCGATCCGCAGTTCTTCCAGTACGATTACAAGTCGTCGACGGACGACTGGGCCCAAGCCGGCGCGGACGGCACGACCTTCGACGCCATTGCCCGAGGAGATCTCAACGGCGACGGCGTGCTCAGTGATTTCAGGCTGAGCGGCAAGCTGGTGAAGGCCCCGAGCGGGTCGATCGAGGCGTTGATCGCGCCGAACATCGCCGAGATCAACGCCCTCGAGTGA
- a CDS encoding response regulator — MTPPPTDPYRELFERSADAILIIEGEHFVDCNQATVAMLRYQDKAELLRTHPSELSPPTQPDGRSSFEKANEMMAIARERGSHRFEWDHRRVDGEVFPVEVLLTAVERDGKEILHVVWRDITDRRRLEGQLRHSQKMEIIGQLAGGIAHDFNNLLVAIMGNGELLQRKLQDRSDLVGYVDEMVKAGQRGATLVRQLLLFSRHQDMPTALIDLVPILGDVQLMLERLIGENVRLAVESGAASLPIRGTRSQVEQVIVNLVTNARDAMPDGGVVSVVLEAVELAEDSIGAVERLAPGSYARLSVSDSGQGMGEEVLAHAIDPFFTTKAVGRGTGLGLSTVYGIAKQSGGGLRIDSTVGRGTSVRVYLPLLSGVPAIEHTSSSPPRPAVGGSERLVVAEDDETVARVIVRVLEANGYHVQRATDGMTAAELILQQSEESHLLLTDVVMPRMSGPDLVKTLRARNVDIPVLFMSGYSRDALSAMHDQGAGLDVLKKPFTATELVGRVREALDRHARLRKQ, encoded by the coding sequence GTGACGCCCCCCCCCACTGACCCGTATCGCGAGCTCTTCGAGCGGTCGGCAGACGCCATCCTCATCATCGAGGGGGAGCACTTCGTGGACTGCAATCAGGCGACGGTTGCCATGCTGCGGTACCAGGACAAGGCGGAGCTGCTCCGCACCCACCCGTCGGAGCTGTCGCCGCCCACCCAGCCGGACGGACGGAGCTCGTTCGAGAAGGCCAACGAGATGATGGCCATCGCCCGCGAGCGAGGCAGTCACCGCTTCGAGTGGGACCACCGGCGCGTCGACGGGGAGGTGTTTCCCGTCGAGGTGCTGCTCACGGCGGTCGAGCGCGATGGAAAAGAGATTCTACATGTGGTGTGGCGCGACATCACCGATCGCAGGCGGCTCGAGGGTCAGCTGAGGCACTCGCAGAAGATGGAGATCATCGGCCAGCTCGCCGGCGGGATCGCCCACGACTTCAACAACCTGTTGGTCGCCATCATGGGCAATGGTGAGCTGTTGCAGCGGAAGCTCCAGGACCGGTCCGACCTGGTCGGGTACGTCGACGAAATGGTGAAGGCTGGCCAGCGTGGGGCCACGCTGGTGCGACAGCTGTTGCTCTTCAGCCGGCACCAAGACATGCCGACGGCGCTCATCGATCTGGTGCCGATCTTGGGCGATGTCCAGCTCATGCTCGAGCGCCTGATCGGCGAGAACGTGAGGCTCGCCGTGGAGTCTGGCGCGGCGTCCTTGCCCATCCGGGGCACTCGCAGTCAGGTCGAGCAGGTCATCGTCAACCTGGTGACCAACGCCCGCGATGCCATGCCAGACGGCGGTGTGGTGAGTGTGGTGCTCGAGGCGGTGGAGCTCGCCGAGGACAGCATCGGCGCCGTCGAACGGCTGGCGCCTGGGTCTTACGCGCGGCTCTCGGTCTCTGACTCGGGGCAGGGCATGGGCGAAGAGGTGCTCGCCCACGCCATCGATCCGTTCTTCACGACCAAAGCTGTCGGGCGCGGCACGGGACTCGGGCTTTCGACGGTCTACGGAATCGCAAAACAGAGCGGCGGCGGTCTCCGCATCGATTCCACGGTTGGTCGCGGCACGAGTGTGAGGGTCTACCTTCCGCTGCTGTCCGGCGTGCCGGCGATCGAGCACACGAGCTCGTCGCCACCGCGCCCCGCTGTGGGGGGTAGCGAGCGACTCGTCGTGGCCGAGGACGATGAGACTGTCGCGCGCGTCATCGTGCGCGTGCTCGAGGCCAACGGCTACCACGTACAGCGAGCCACCGACGGAATGACCGCCGCCGAGCTGATCTTGCAGCAAAGCGAGGAGAGCCACCTGCTCCTGACCGACGTCGTGATGCCGCGGATGAGCGGTCCGGACCTCGTCAAGACCTTGCGCGCTCGGAACGTCGACATCCCGGTCTTGTTCATGTCGGGCTACAGCCGGGACGCCCTCAGCGCGATGCACGACCAGGGCGCCGGCCTCGATGTCCTCAAGAAACCCTTCACGGCGACCGAGCTCGTTGGCCGCGTGCGTGAAGCGCTCGACCGCCACGCTCGGTTGCGCAAGCAGTGA
- a CDS encoding phytanoyl-CoA dioxygenase family protein — protein sequence MTIVQRDRLQSLRTHGFFVLPAFLNPTELSTLRRACDTALDRARAESTENGHTTPKIGLFTEPSYFAHHPGALDVLTKFVGSARMCALLEGLAHEGEDGIPRLKNTDYYHEQTKRDWDGDWHRDSQLGQPDPELELRRILTTTAIHVRVALEDDDRLELVPGSHRRWDTPEELQIRKGSKRASSMTGATRIALQAGDACVFHAWSIHRATYRRAPRRRTLDSLYAFGGPQLQHWTVPNE from the coding sequence ATGACCATTGTTCAACGCGACCGCTTGCAGTCCCTTCGTACCCACGGCTTCTTCGTCTTGCCGGCGTTCTTGAATCCGACAGAGCTCAGCACGCTCCGTCGCGCGTGCGACACCGCACTCGATCGCGCCCGTGCGGAGTCGACTGAGAATGGCCATACGACGCCCAAAATCGGGCTGTTCACGGAACCGAGCTACTTCGCACATCACCCTGGTGCCCTCGACGTCCTCACGAAGTTCGTCGGCTCGGCGCGAATGTGCGCGCTACTCGAGGGCTTGGCTCACGAAGGCGAAGACGGCATTCCTCGGCTCAAGAACACGGACTACTACCACGAGCAGACGAAACGCGACTGGGACGGCGACTGGCATCGAGACAGCCAGCTCGGGCAACCCGATCCAGAGCTCGAGCTCCGGCGCATTCTCACGACGACAGCGATCCACGTGCGTGTAGCATTGGAGGACGACGACCGTCTGGAGCTCGTGCCGGGCTCGCACCGGCGGTGGGACACGCCCGAGGAGCTCCAAATCCGAAAGGGCTCGAAGCGGGCGTCATCAATGACAGGGGCGACGCGCATTGCCCTCCAGGCTGGCGACGCTTGCGTCTTCCACGCATGGTCGATCCACCGAGCCACCTATCGCCGAGCGCCACGGCGACGCACGCTCGACTCTCTCTACGCGTTCGGCGGTCCGCAGCTCCAGCATTGGACGGTGCCGAACGAGTGA
- a CDS encoding DUF3427 domain-containing protein gives MTRALKNHEVDGVPVHLFVQASSTVGGETAPFLYLGEVSFRDWRGDKPITVTLELEQPVPEALWGELGVGGGGGAIG, from the coding sequence ATGACGCGAGCGCTGAAGAACCACGAGGTCGACGGCGTCCCAGTGCACCTCTTCGTCCAAGCGTCGAGCACGGTGGGAGGGGAGACCGCGCCGTTTCTCTACCTGGGCGAGGTGAGCTTCCGCGACTGGCGCGGCGACAAACCGATCACCGTCACGCTGGAGCTCGAGCAGCCGGTGCCGGAGGCGTTGTGGGGGGAATTGGGGGTGGGTGGCGGTGGTGGTGCCATTGGGTAA